Below is a window of bacterium DNA.
CAGGACGCACGTAAAAAATCCTTCCGCAATGACAATAAGAAGCTACCGTGGAATCTGGGAGGAGGGTGATTCCGTTCTCTGGCTCGGTGGGTACGGTGGTCTGAACCGCTGGGACAGGAAAACCGGCCTTATCAGTGTCGTTGACCTCGGCTATCGGTCGGAAAGTGGGGAGGCCGCGGCGCAGTACTCCCGGGCAAACGCGCATTGTTTCTGTCCTGATCCGTCTGATCCTGATGGCGGGCTCTATGTTGGTTCGGAGGGAGGCGGATTATTCCATCTCGATCTGCGTTCCCGCCGTGTCCGCAGAGTACCCGCAGGATATGCGGACGACAGTCATGCGCTCCGCGGATTCAGTGTGTATGACATGATCGCTGATGATGCCGGGAACCTCTACATAGCAACTGATATCGGAATGTCACGGTATCAGACTGGAACGGGGCGCTTCACGCATTACATCCATGATCCACAGAATCCGCACAGTATAAACTCCGGCGGAATCTCAACCCTTTACCGGGACAGCAATGGTTTTCTCTGGATCGGATCGGAGCGTGGCGGACTCGGACTCTTCGATCCGGTGACGGAGGACTTCACTCGCTTCGTCCATCGAGATGGAGATCGAACCTCACTGAGCAGCAACAGGGTGTATTCGATATATGAAGATATCCGCGGCGTGCTGTGGATCGGTACCTCACTCGGTCTCAATCGTATGGACCGGCAGAGTACCACTTTCAGGCATTTCAATCGGCTCGACAATTTCCCGAATGAAGTCATCTACGGTATCCTTCAGGACGAGCAGGGGCTGCTGTGGCTGAGCACGAATGAAGGACTTGTAGTATTTCATCCGTACCGGGGTGTGATAAGCACATATGACGTCAGTGATGGATTGCAGGGAAACGAATTCAACAGCTCGGCATATTTTGAAGCGGCGAACGGCGAAATGTTTTTCGGTGGCGTCAACGGATTGACTTTCTTCCATCCGAAGCAGATTCGTCGCAATCCCTTTATTCCACCCGTGCAGATTACCAACTGCCACATCGGAGGAAAGGAGGTACAGCTCGCGCAGAACGCCGAAGGAGAATACTCCCTGGAATTCCAGTACACTGGCGAGACCATCAGTTTCGAATACGCGGCACTGAGTTTCTACAGGTCAGAAAAAAACCAGTACCGATACCGGATGGACGGTGTTCACGAAGGATGGATGGAGGCAGGACACAACAGGCAAATTACCTTCGTCGCCCTGTCTCCCGGGGAATACACGCTGCACATTCTCGGATCAAACAATGACGGTATCTGGAACAACGAAGGGGTGCAGGTTGCCATCACCGTTCTCCCGCCGTTCTGGGGCAGCTGGTGGTTTCGCCTGCTCGTCGGTGTTCTCGTCCTTGGTATTGCGCTGCTGATTCTTCGCTGGCGGCTGAGTATTATTCGGAAACAGGAAGTGCAGTTGACGAAAACCGTGGAGGATCGCACAGCGGAACTGCGCCATTCGAATGCATCCCTGCTGCAGGAGATCGAGGAAAGGAAACGGGCGGAGGCGGAAGCGTACAGGGCAAATGCAACGAAAACGGAATTCCTCGCGCATCTCAGCCATGAGATACGTACACCGATGAACGCGATCCTCGGCTACACCGAGCTGCTCTCTGACAGAATTGAGGACCCCGAGTTGAAAGATCAGCTCCACAGCATCGAGCTGTCGGGCAACAGCCTTCTGCGTCTGATCAACGATATCCTTGACCTGTCGAAGATCGAAGCGGGCAGGCTCGAACTGGAGTTCGATGCGGTGGACCTCAGGGCACTGTTGCATGAGATTCAGACCGTTTTCGAATTCCAGTTTCAGCGGAAGGATCTGCACTTTGAGGTCCGTGTCGATGAACAGCTGCCTCAGACAATGTATATCGACGAACTGCGCACGCGGCAGATTCTCTTCAACCTGATCGGCAATGCCGTCAAGTACACCGATGAGGGCGGGATAACCGTGCATGTGTCACAGACGGACAGAACGCGTGAGAGCTTTACGCTGGTCATGACCGTGTCGGATACCGGAATAGGTATCCCGCCCGCACAACAGGAAATCGTGTTTGAGCCTTTCCGTCAGGCAAAGCGCGCCCGTCTGGCCGATGCTCGTGGGTCGGGACTGGGACTTGCGATCACGCGCAGGCTGATCGACATCATGCAGGGAAGCATTCAATTACAGAGTAAAGTAGGACAGGGATCGACGTTTCGTATACGTATACCAGATATCCGTTTCCCCGAGGAAGAGGCGGAACAGGAAGCAAGGCGTGAGGGGGATGCGGAGCGCGATGCTGCGTCGGCGCGACCCGCGACAGTGTATACAGAAGATGTGCGACAGGTGACAGCAATGGATAGTACGCAAGACAACAGTCGGCAGCCGGATTCCGCGGAGCACACTGAGGAAACGATTTCCGAGCCGCGCCGTCTCGAGCTTTCAGCGTTCCTGCAGCAGCTTCGGCACGAGGATCTTCCCCTCTGGCAGGACGTCTCGCGCAGCTATCACATTCAGCAAATGGAACAGTTCGCCCAGCATGTCCACGATGCAGCGTCCTCATTTGCGTATACCCCGCTTGTGGAGTGGAGCGGCACACTACTCGCACAGGTCAAACGCTTTGATATGGAACACATCCCGCGTACATTAGAGAAATTTCCCGATCTTCTGGAAAATCTCGCGGCACAGTGCCAGAACGCCTGATCTCCAAGCATTTCCTGGATTCCACATGAAGCGCAGTCGCCCTCTTCTGCTCATCGTTGATGATGTATCAAAGAATCTTCAAGTCCTCGGAAATTTTCTCCGGGAAGAGGACTATGACATCTCGGCAGCGATGAGTGGCAAGCAGGCAATTTCAATCGCAATTGATACGCAGCCTGATCTCATTCTTCTGGACATCATGATGCCGGAAATGGATGGCTTCGAGACCTGTCGTCGGTTGAAAGCGGACGAGCGTACGAAAGAAATTCCCGTCATCTTTCTGACGGCACGCACCGATACCGAGGATGTTGTCAAAGGCTTCTCGCTCGGGGCGGTTGACTACGTGACAAAGCCCTTCAACAGGCTGGAGTTGCTTGCACGTGTTTCCACGCATCTGGCGCTCCGGTTTTCGAGAGAGGAACTGCAGAAGACCATCAGGGACAAGGATAAGTTCTTCTCCATCATCGCCCACGACCTGCGGGGTCCCCTCGGCAGCTTCATGAGTATTGCCGAATATGTATCGGAGAACCTGCACGACCTGGATCTCGAGGATGTGCGAACGCTCTTCCGGGAAATGCAGCATACGGGCAAGGGTGTGTATGTGCTGCTCGAGAATCTGCTCGAGTGGTCGCGGATTCAGCTCGGTACGATTCAGTACAATCCGGAGGATGTCGATATCGCATCCATCGTTGAGAGAACGTACCGTTTGCTCCGTTCCCAGGCTGAACAGAAAGATGTGACACTCAATGTGGATACGTCTTCACAGCTTGTGCAGGCTGATCGTAACATGGTGTCTACCGTGCTGCGCAATTTGATTTCAAACGCAATCAAGTACACTCCGCGCGGTGGAAGCATCAGCGTCACGCTCATGCCGCGGACGGGTGAAAGGAAACTCTATGTCTCCGTGCAGGATAGCGGGGTGGGGATGGATGAGAAGCGTGTGAAGGACCTGTTCGATATAACGCAGACGAGAAGTACGCCGGGGACGGAGAAAGAGAAGGGATCAGGGTTGGGATTGATTCTCTGCAGAGAGCTGATCGCGCTGCATGGACAGGACTTGCGCGTCGAATCAAAAAAGGGTGAAGGCAGTACGTTTACCTTCACCCTTGCAATGAACTAGCACTTCCGTTGCGTGTTATCCGGCGTTTGCGGTCGGATACACGCCATGCTGATGATACTGTTCGAACAGCTTTCCCCAGGCTGTGTTTTTCTTCCATTCCTCAAACACTTTACTGTCTTTGATTGGCCAACGGTAGTAGTCGTGATAGACTTCTGAACCGGCGACGAACATATGCACCAGTGGGGTGTGGAAGAAGAGCTTCTGAATGCCTTTCAAGGGACCGAACCACAGGAGGTCACCAACGCGACTCGCGCCGTTGTCACCGACCTGGAAGCCCCAGTTCACATTGCTGATATCATCACCGACGATTTCTATCTCGCGTACGTCGCCGTTACCGAGTCCCCGATCATGTGCCAGGCGCACGTATTTCAGATCACTGAGCGGATCGAAACCCATCATTTTCGCCGCGACTGCGTCGATGGCAACCTGATCTGCACTGGCGAGAATAACGTTTTTGATTTCGGGGAACATGGTACGCGGACCGGGACCGTTTCCGGCTGTCGTACCGTCCATCACCGCAAACACGCCACTGTGAATTTCCTTCTGAATCGCCAGCAGGTCGACCAGCGTTTCATGAATCCAGGAATGCGTATAGTGACGCTTGGTGTTGAGGAGTCCGCCAAACGCATTTTTCATCGCGCCTGTCGTCGTCGTATAGATGTGGCATTTCACCGTCGGAAGGTGCACGATGTTTTTGCCGAAAAAATAATCCGGGATATAGATCCCTTCAGGGTAGATTTTGGGAAGTACGAGCATATCGGCTTTCGGCTCGTATTTGACCCATTTCATGTCCTCATCTTTGAAATTGAAGAGCACGGGGATGTCGTACTCCTTGAAGATGGGGACGTACCCGTTCAGATCTTCACCCTTGAACGCATCCGTGACAACCGTTTTGTTCTGGACGCAGGTGATGTCCTTGTAATCGTGCTTCCGCAGCCCCTGCACGACGGACTCCATCTGCCACGGCGTGGTATTTGCCCCGGGAAACGGGAAATGCCAGCTGATATTGTCTTTCAGTATCGTGGTGGAGGATGGGTCGAGAGCTTCCTGCATTCCGGCCATTTCCATCAGGCGGATATGGTCTTCAATCACCGTCTCAGGTGTTGTGTGCAGTACGGCAACTTTGCTTTTCATGATTGGTCTTCTTTCAGGTCAGGTAGATAATGACAATGATGCTGGCTGCCCAGAGCATCACGTTAGCCAGCAGCGGTTTGTCGCTGAGGAATTCGGAAGTCGGATCGCCGCCGGTGTGTTTCTGATGCACCAGGTAGTAATACCGGAACAACCCGTAGAGTACGAATGGTGCCGTGAACAGCAGTCCTTTTCCGAACTTCATGACTGTTTCGTCGGCCACAGTGTAGAGGATGTAGCAGATGAGCGTCGATGCCGTGACGAGAGAAATCATCTGATCGAGGAAATACGTGCTGTATTCCTGCAATACGGGACGATGCACGTGGGCATCTTTTTCGAGAATAGTGATCTCGTGCCGGCGCTTGCTGAACCCGAGAAAGAGCGCGAGCAAGGATGTGCAGATCAGCAGCCATTCGGAAATGGGGACGTCAATAATCACGGCACCGGCCACGATACGCAGCACGAAGGACGCCGCAATGGTCATGACGTCAATAATCACTGCTTTCTTCAGCGTGTAGGAGTATACGACGTTCAGCGTGAAATATGAGGCGAGAACGATAGCGAAACCGCTGTGGACCGCCCAGGCAATGCCGAGTGTGACGGGGACAAGAATCGCAACCGTGATGCCCGCCACGCGCACATTCAGATCGCCGGACGCAATGGGACGCAACCGTTTGACCGGATGCTCGCGGTCGATCTTTGCGTCAACAATATCATTGAGGACGTAAATCGCGCTGGCAATCATGGAAAAAAGGAAAAAACCGGCGACGGCGTATTGCACGACATGCAGATCAAACAGATGCCGTGAGAACAGGAGGGGGGAGAGGACGAACACGTTCTTCGTCCACTGCCTGATGCGCATGGTACGCAGCAAAAGGACGGTCTGTGAATCCCGCTTCCTCACCCGGGTGTTATCGTTGCTGCTCAACGCCGCTTTCGCCATGTTTCCAGAAATGTATCGATGCCCCTGCGTAACCCGGCCAGGCGCTGGGCGAGTCCGGTGACGGTAGGTTCTACCTGCTCCTGCAGGATATTCTCGAGACGGTAAATGTTCTCCGTGACCTTGCGCAGATTCTCGACGGCATTGGATACCGCTGCCCGGTTGTCGGTGACTACCGTCAACGCCTCATCAGTTCGATCAGTTACCTGCTGCACGCGTTTGAGCGCCGGAACGGTCTCATCAGTGATACGTCGGACATCTTCACCCAGTCGCAGCACGAGACGGGAAATGCGCAGGGCAACAACGATCAGAACACAGACGAGCACAATGGAACCGGCGGTCAGGAGGAGATATAGTACGTCCTGTAATGTGGCCATGGTGCTTTCCGTTAAGTCTTACATGAAGGCTCAGCTCTGGGGTGCTTGCTGACCCTTGTCGCGTTCGTCTTTGTAGGCATCCACGCCGGCCTTGACCGCTGTTTTCAGCCGGTCGCCTTCGGTGCTGACCCGCTGTTTTGCGCCGCCGAGTATCGTTTCGGCATCCTGAAGAAGGGAATCGGCCTTTTTCTTCGCATCAGTGATGAGTGCGGCAGATTTTTCCTTGCCTTCGTTGATGATCGTCTTTGCTTTCTCCTGGGCATCGGCGAGATAGCCCTCGACATCCTCTGCAACCTTACCGCCTTTCACGGCGAGCTCTCCGCGCAATTCTTTGCCGCTTTTCGGGGCATAGAGCAGCGCGAATACTCCACCGACGAGAGCGCCGGAGAGGAAACCGAGGAGGAGATTACGTGACCCGTTGTCAGCCATAGGTGCTCCTTCCTGTTCTGGATTTCAAAAAATCAGACTGGATCCGAGAACCGCGTTTCCAGGGCATCAAAGCCCTCGCGCAGTTTATGCATGGTGTCTTCCATGGACTCGGAAATAACTTTTGTATCCGCGATCACCGGCATGAAGTTCGCATCGCCGTTCCAGCGAGGGACGATGTGCATGTGAATGTGGGAATCGATTCCGGCTCCACCGACACGGCCGATGTTCGAACCGAAATTGAAACCCTGTGGATGCATCACAGACGCGAACACACGCAGCCAGTCACGTATCACCTCATGCATTTCCCGGTAGGCGGCATCCTCGAGTTCAAGATAGGAGGAAGTGTGCCGGTTCGGGATGATCAGGAGATGTCCGCTGTTGTACGGATACAGATTCAGCATCGTGAAGCAATGCCTATGGCGCTTCACGAGATAACGTTGGTCATCGCTGTCGGAAGCAAGGGCTTCGCAGAATACGCAGCCCCTGTCTTCCTCGGCGGTTCCAAAAGATTGAATGTACTGCGATCTCCAGGGAGACCAGAGTCTATCCATAGGTCAATATCTAGCGGCTTTTCTTCTTATGCCGATTCTTACGCAGACGCTTCTTGCGCTTGTGCGTCGCCATTTTGTGGCGCTTTCTTTTCTTGCCGCAAGGCATGGGCATACCTCCAATTCAAGAATTCGATGAAACAAAAAAGAGTTAGGTCTTATGATTACTCTGCTTTTTCGAACTGCGTTTTCAGCAGCTCACCGGCATTGATGCCGTACTGTGACGTGGGATCAATATCCCGCGCCCTGGTGAACCATTTGCGGGCCTCATCGAGGTTCCCGGCGTTCAGGTTCACAATACCGAGATTGTAATTCCCGAGCTGATGCTCGGGAGCGTCCGCAACCGCGCGTTCCATTTCCGCGATGGCAGCGGAGTAGTTTCGCTCTTCAAAATAACAAATTCCGAGATCAACTCTTGCATCCGGGTTATGGGGATTGCGCTCCAGATACGATTTGTACTGCGCGATCGCTTGATCAAGCAGCTTTGCGTCGTGCAGATCATTCGCGTATCGCAGACGCGCTTCGTCGTCTTCCGGGTTCTCATCGATGAATTTCCGCATTTCCTCGAGGCGGGCGAAATCGATCTGCGGCTGCTGCTGGGCAGGTGCATCGCCGGTGGACTGTCCGGAAGTCGCCTGCTGAGCCAGAGGAGCGTCACCCGTCGGGAGTACGCTTGCAGTGATCACACCACCGAGAACGAACGATGCCACACATAGCACGATCCACTGCGTGGTCGTGAAGAGCGAGTGGGCGGTGGAAGAAGCACTGCCGCTTTGTGCACTGCCTTTCGGACGCTGCTTCTTTCCTGCAGAGGCTTTTTTGGGTTTACCCGGGGTTGCAGGGGCAGATGCAGTTTTTCGCGCGGGAGCGTCTTCATTCTGCTGTTCCTCAGCCTTCTGCTGTTCCTCAGCCCTTTGCTCCTCGGCCGCCTCTTGCCTGACAGCCTGCTGCTTTGAGGCGCTCTCCCTGCGCTCCGCTGCTGCCACGAGGTCTTCGCCACAGATGTCGCAGGAGCGCTGACCGGCATCCACGACGGAGCCGCAGGTGGGACAGGTTGTTTTTTCTGCCGACATTATTCCTTCGCTTTCAGGTTTTGATCAACACCGGAACGCAGTTCCTTTGAAACCTTGAAAATTGGCACATAGTGTTCATCTACGAACACTTCCTCGCCGGTTCGCGGGTTTCTCGCCATGCGCGCCTTGCGCTTTTTCACCTTGAAGCTGCCAAAGCCACGAATCTCGATGGAATGGCCGTCCTTGAGCGCCTGGCTGACCGTAGCGAGAAAACCGTCCACGACGGCTTCCGTCTCCACCTTGGTCAATCCGGTGGCAGCTGCAATGTTATCGACGATGTCTGCTTTTGTCACGACGTTACCTTCCGGAACTGTTAATAAAGCAATCTGTATTGAAGCGGGCTGCCCTGCTGCAGCCGTGTTTGTAGTCCTTCAAGCTCTTTGCGCGCCTTGGCGCCGAGGAGATAGTCGAGAGCATTCGGTACTTCCTCTTCGCGCACGACACGCGGCTCTCCCTGCATTTTCCCGAGGTTTCCTGCCACAATAACAGCGGTGTGCAGTGTTCCGAGCGTATCGACGAGTCCAAACCCCAGCGCCTGCTGACCGGTGAACACACGGCCATCAGCCAGCGCAAGAACGCTGTCGCGGGGGAGATGCCGTCCTTTCACGACCACACTGACGAATTGTTCGTACACGTTGTCGATCGTGTTCTGCAGCTGCAGTTTTTCCTGCTCCTGCATCGGACGGGTGGGACTCCCGGTATCCTTGAATTTTCCTGATTTGATCGTTGTGCTGTGTATTCCGACGTTTTCCATCAGTTCGCTGAAATCGGCGAACTGCGAGATCACTCCGATGCTGCCCGTCAGTGTACCCGGGTTTGATACGACGTACGACGCCCCGCACGCAATATAATACGCACCGCTCGCCGCCACGGAACCCATGGAAACGACGACAGGAGTACCGAGCTGCCGTGTGCGCAGTACTTCCCGGTAAATCTCGTGACTCGGAACGACGCCACCACCAGGGGAATCGAGGCGCAGGACGATAGCCTTGACAGAACTGCGCCGGCGGTACTTGCGCAGCTGACGGATGACATCTTCGGCATCCGTAATGGGTTCCGATAACTCAATCAAACCGACGCGCCCCGCACTGCTGCC
It encodes the following:
- a CDS encoding integration host factor subunit beta, producing the protein MTKADIVDNIAAATGLTKVETEAVVDGFLATVSQALKDGHSIEIRGFGSFKVKKRKARMARNPRTGEEVFVDEHYVPIFKVSKELRSGVDQNLKAKE
- a CDS encoding hybrid sensor histidine kinase/response regulator codes for the protein MKRSRPLLLIVDDVSKNLQVLGNFLREEDYDISAAMSGKQAISIAIDTQPDLILLDIMMPEMDGFETCRRLKADERTKEIPVIFLTARTDTEDVVKGFSLGAVDYVTKPFNRLELLARVSTHLALRFSREELQKTIRDKDKFFSIIAHDLRGPLGSFMSIAEYVSENLHDLDLEDVRTLFREMQHTGKGVYVLLENLLEWSRIQLGTIQYNPEDVDIASIVERTYRLLRSQAEQKDVTLNVDTSSQLVQADRNMVSTVLRNLISNAIKYTPRGGSISVTLMPRTGERKLYVSVQDSGVGMDEKRVKDLFDITQTRSTPGTEKEKGSGLGLILCRELIALHGQDLRVESKKGEGSTFTFTLAMN
- a CDS encoding DUF362 domain-containing protein → MKSKVAVLHTTPETVIEDHIRLMEMAGMQEALDPSSTTILKDNISWHFPFPGANTTPWQMESVVQGLRKHDYKDITCVQNKTVVTDAFKGEDLNGYVPIFKEYDIPVLFNFKDEDMKWVKYEPKADMLVLPKIYPEGIYIPDYFFGKNIVHLPTVKCHIYTTTTGAMKNAFGGLLNTKRHYTHSWIHETLVDLLAIQKEIHSGVFAVMDGTTAGNGPGPRTMFPEIKNVILASADQVAIDAVAAKMMGFDPLSDLKYVRLAHDRGLGNGDVREIEIVGDDISNVNWGFQVGDNGASRVGDLLWFGPLKGIQKLFFHTPLVHMFVAGSEVYHDYYRWPIKDSKVFEEWKKNTAWGKLFEQYHQHGVYPTANAG
- a CDS encoding tetratricopeptide repeat protein; translation: MSAEKTTCPTCGSVVDAGQRSCDICGEDLVAAAERRESASKQQAVRQEAAEEQRAEEQQKAEEQQNEDAPARKTASAPATPGKPKKASAGKKQRPKGSAQSGSASSTAHSLFTTTQWIVLCVASFVLGGVITASVLPTGDAPLAQQATSGQSTGDAPAQQQPQIDFARLEEMRKFIDENPEDDEARLRYANDLHDAKLLDQAIAQYKSYLERNPHNPDARVDLGICYFEERNYSAAIAEMERAVADAPEHQLGNYNLGIVNLNAGNLDEARKWFTRARDIDPTSQYGINAGELLKTQFEKAE
- the sppA gene encoding signal peptide peptidase SppA is translated as MSTAGKWIIGIAVTFAGIGFLVLAMSVFMLATAVTTSTSDSYEQSYGGSSAGRVGLIELSEPITDAEDVIRQLRKYRRRSSVKAIVLRLDSPGGGVVPSHEIYREVLRTRQLGTPVVVSMGSVAASGAYYIACGASYVVSNPGTLTGSIGVISQFADFSELMENVGIHSTTIKSGKFKDTGSPTRPMQEQEKLQLQNTIDNVYEQFVSVVVKGRHLPRDSVLALADGRVFTGQQALGFGLVDTLGTLHTAVIVAGNLGKMQGEPRVVREEEVPNALDYLLGAKARKELEGLQTRLQQGSPLQYRLLY
- a CDS encoding decaprenyl-phosphate phosphoribosyltransferase — protein: MAKAALSSNDNTRVRKRDSQTVLLLRTMRIRQWTKNVFVLSPLLFSRHLFDLHVVQYAVAGFFLFSMIASAIYVLNDIVDAKIDREHPVKRLRPIASGDLNVRVAGITVAILVPVTLGIAWAVHSGFAIVLASYFTLNVVYSYTLKKAVIIDVMTIAASFVLRIVAGAVIIDVPISEWLLICTSLLALFLGFSKRRHEITILEKDAHVHRPVLQEYSTYFLDQMISLVTASTLICYILYTVADETVMKFGKGLLFTAPFVLYGLFRYYYLVHQKHTGGDPTSEFLSDKPLLANVMLWAASIIVIIYLT
- a CDS encoding YtxH domain-containing protein, whose protein sequence is MADNGSRNLLLGFLSGALVGGVFALLYAPKSGKELRGELAVKGGKVAEDVEGYLADAQEKAKTIINEGKEKSAALITDAKKKADSLLQDAETILGGAKQRVSTEGDRLKTAVKAGVDAYKDERDKGQQAPQS
- a CDS encoding DUF948 domain-containing protein, with protein sequence MATLQDVLYLLLTAGSIVLVCVLIVVALRISRLVLRLGEDVRRITDETVPALKRVQQVTDRTDEALTVVTDNRAAVSNAVENLRKVTENIYRLENILQEQVEPTVTGLAQRLAGLRRGIDTFLETWRKRR
- a CDS encoding HIT domain-containing protein codes for the protein MDRLWSPWRSQYIQSFGTAEEDRGCVFCEALASDSDDQRYLVKRHRHCFTMLNLYPYNSGHLLIIPNRHTSSYLELEDAAYREMHEVIRDWLRVFASVMHPQGFNFGSNIGRVGGAGIDSHIHMHIVPRWNGDANFMPVIADTKVISESMEDTMHKLREGFDALETRFSDPV